The genomic stretch ATCAAGCAGAACCCCATCGCGGGCTACGGCATCGGGACCACGTTCGGCTTCTTCGACACGATCTACAACGCCACCTGGGTCAAGTCCTACATCCACAATGGCTACCTGCTGCTGTGGTTCAAGTTCGGGGTCGTGGGGCTGCTGCTGGTGCTGTTCGCGTGGGCCCGCGCGATCCTGGCCGCGCACCGCGTCTGGCGGCGGCGCGAAATCGCGGACTGGGAGCGGACGCTCGGCCTCACGGTCGCCATCATCCTGATCTCGCTGATCCCCTCCCACTTCGTCTCGGCGCCGTTCACGACCTCCGACACGGTGCTCACGTTCGCGCTGCTGATGGGGACGGCCGCCGGCCTCGCGAAGCGCGTCGGCGACCCTAGCGCCGCACCCACCGCCACAGACGGTACACGTGAGGCTGGTGGACGAGCGCCGAGAGCAGACGCTGCTTGACGGGCGTCCGGCCGAGGATCGGCGCGAGGAGGGCGCGGATGTCGCGGTCCGACACAGTCGTCGTGAACCCCAGCGCGCGGAGCCGCTCGCGCAAGGCATCGGGCGACGACGACGCGCGGACGGCCTCGACGGCTCGAACGAGATCGGGCACCACCCGCTCGCCCGCGTAGCGTTCGCGGACCCGCTGGGCCGCGCCTTGCCCCAGTCGGCGGCGGCGCTCCGGGTCGGCCCGGAGCGCGTCGAGGGCTTCCTCGAACGCCTCGGCGTCGGCCGCGAGGAGCCCCCCCACGTCGTGCCCGACGACCTCGATCTGGCTGTTGTCGTGGGCCGGACGGCTCAGCGCCACCACCGGCGTCTCGCAGAGCATCGACTCCACGAGCACCATGCCGAAGCTCTCGCCCTTGTGCGCGGCGTGCGCGAACACGTCGATGGCGCTGTAGGCCGCCCGGAGCGCAGCATCGCCCTTGAGGAACGTGACGTCGTGCACGCGCCGGCGGATGTCCTCGGGCAGATGCGCGAGCGCGCCCTGGCGGAGTTCCTCGGGCAGCCCCACCACCAGCAGGTGGCTTCGAGGGTCCCGCTCTGCGACCGCCGCGAAGGCGTCGAACAGGAGCGGCATCCACTTCGCCTCCATGGCCTGCCCGATCCGGCCGAACAGGACCGCGTCGTCCGGCACCCCGAGGTCGGCGCGGAAGGCCGCCCCGGCCTCGGGGTCCGGGTAGAAGGCCTCGGCGTCGATGAGGTACGGCAGCACGATCCCGACCGGCCGCGGGCGGACGAAGCGCGTCCACTTCTGCCACTTCCACAGACACCACCGCGACAGGTGAAAGTGCAGGTCGAACATCCGGCCCGTGTCGGTCACGTCGGCGCGGGAGAACACGTTCGTCTCGACCATCGACGCCTGGGGGAGGGCCGCCCGCAGGCGGCGCAGCACGCCCCCGACGACCGGGTGCGCGTCCCCCTCCCGGTGCACATGGACCACGTCCGGGGCCCAGGCGACGGCGCGGTCGAGCGCGTCCGGCGCGGCGCCCTGGGGCTCGTCCACGAACACCTCGACGCCGCGCTCGCGCAGGATCTCGGCCCGCGGGCCGCTCCCCTCATGCCCGAGCACCGCCGACGCGAACCCGGCGCGGGCGTACCCGACCGCGTAGTTCTGGGCCACTCGCTGTGTCCCTCCGGGTCCCAGGTGATCGACGACGGTCAGAATTCTCATGGGGCCGGAGACCTGCGGGGGATCAGAAACAGCAGGACCGTCAGCGCCTCCGAGATCACGGTCGTGACGGACGCCCCGACGATCCCGTAGCGGGGAATCGCCCACAGGTTCATGGCGACGTTCAGCGCGACCGCTGCTCCGAAGATGACGACCGGGGTACGGTACTGCTGGCGCGAGAGGGACGTGATGAAGAAGAGGTCCTTGAGGCAGGTCAGGGGAAAGGCCCAGACCAGCACGCGGAGCGCGCTCGCCGCCGGGTCGAACGCGGCGTCGCCCGTCAGGACGCGGATGAGGAGCGGAGCGGCGACCCACAGCAGCACCGAAACGCCGATGCCGCTCGCCGTGAGGAAGACGCCGGTCCGCACGGCGAGGCGGCGGGCCTCGGCCAGCCCGCCTTCGGCCCGGAGCCGCGTCAGCCGGGGAAAGAGGGCCCCCTGCACGACGATGGCGGGCAGCAGGCTGAGGGCCTCCAGAATGCGGTAGGCCTGCCCGTACTGTCCGGCCGCGGCATCGCCGGCCATGGCCTCGACCATCACCTGGTCGGCCCGGTAGTAGAGGCCCAGGAGCAGGTCGGCGATGCCGAGCGGGACGGCCAGCCACGCGGCCTGGCGGATGAACGCCACGCTCACGCTCCCAGCGTCGAAGCGGGCGAGGTGGCGGGAGATCCAGACGATCTGGGTAAGGCCCACGACGCCCGCCCCGAGCGCCATGCCGCCCAGCGTCCAGGCCGGCGACCGCGTCGTGACCAGGAAGGTGCTCCCGACCGCGATCACGAGGGCGCGCTCCGCGACGGTCGAGACGGCCTCGTAGCGGAGGTTCTCGGCGGCGCGGAAGAACACGCGGGAGAAGCCGATCAGGTACTGAGCCAGCAGGTAGGCGCACGCCGCCGCGACGGTGAGCAGCGCGAGGCGGTCGTAGTCGAGCAGGACCGCCGCCAGGAGCGCGCCCAGGATGCAGACGGCCGCGAGCACCCCGCGCAGGACCAGGATGTTCGACAGGTAGCGGACCGCCTCGCCCGGCTGGGCCGCCACTTCGCGGAGCGTCAGGTTGGACGTCCCCATGTCGGAGACCATCAGGATCATGGCTGCCAGCGCGAGCGCCGACTGCATCGTTCCGTACGCCTCCACCCCGAGCAGGCGCGGGCAGGCCGCCACGATGAACAGGATCCAGAGCGGCTTGACCAGGATGCTGCCCCCGCTCAGCCACGCGATGTTGCGGACCATCCCCTGCTTCGGGATCGGTGGCGGCCCGTCGGCGGCGGTCGGGGAGCGGGGGGCTTCCGGCACGTCGGGGGGCGGGGGCGGGGCGTCCATTGCGAATCGAAAACTACGTCTCGGTGCCAGCGCCCTCCGGGCATGGCGCGATCTTCCCACCGTGCTTCCTCCGTCTCGTTGCCCTCTCCCCTGCCCTCTCGTGTCGTTGTCCAGTGGTCTCGCCTGGGGCCGTATCACGTGACGCGGCTGCGGGCCGCCCACGCCTTCTTCGCCGAGCGGGGCGTCCAGGTGGTGGCCCTGGAGACCGCGGGCGACAACGCTGTCTACGCCTGGGACGACGCAGGGACGGCGCACGCCTTCGAGCACGTCCAGGTGTTCCCGGACGCCGTCTTCGAGGCGCTCCCGCCCCGCGCCATCGTAGATGCCGTGACGGCCGCGCTCGACCGGCTGGACCCGGGTGCGGTCGTGATCAACAGCTACAGCGCACCGGACGCGCAGGCAGCGCTGCTCTGGTGCCGCCGGAACCGCCGCGTGGCCGTCTGCCTCATGGAGAGCAAGGCCGACGATGCCGACCGGACCGCCGCCCGCGAATGGGTCAAGGCCCGCCTGGTCCGCCAGTTCGACGCGGCGCTGGCGGGCGGCACGCCGCAGGTGGCCTACCTCCGCCAGCTCGGCTTCCCGACCGAGGCGGCCTTCCTGACCTGCGACGCGGTCGACAACGACTTCTTCCACCTCGGCGCCGAGGCGGCCCGTGACGCGCCGGAGGCGGTGCGGCATCTCCCGGGGCTCCACTCTCCGGAGCCCTTCTTCCTCGCCTCCAACCGGTTCGTGGCGCGCAAGAACCTCGACCGGCTGCTCCGAGCCTACGCCCGCTACCGCCAGCGCGCCGCCGCCCCCTGGCGCCTCGTGATGCTCGGCGACGGAGACCAGCGCGACGCCCTCGAACGGATCGTGGCCGACGACGACATCGACGGCGTCACGTTCGCCGGCTTCCGCCAGATCGCCGAGCTTCCGGCGTACTACGGCCTCGCCTCCGCCTTCGTCCACACGGCGCTCGTGGAGCAGTGGGGGCTGGTCGTGAACGAGGCGCTGGCAGCGGGCCTGCCGGTGATCGTGTCGGAGCGCGTCGGGAGCGCGACCGACCTGGTTCGGGACGGGGAGACGGGCTACACGTTCGACCCGACCGACCTCGACGCGCTGGCCGACCGCCTCGTCCAGGTCGCCGCGATGTCGGCCGAGGCGCGGGCCAGGATGGGGCAGCGCGGGCAGACGGTCGTCGAGGGATGGTCGCCCGAGCAGTTCGCCCGGGGCATGTGGGAGGCGGTGAGCGCCGGCCGCGCGCGGTCGGGCCGAGGCCCCAGCCTCGCGCTCCGGGCGATCTTGACCGCCATGTGGGGCCTGTCGCGCGAGGTCGGGAGCTACTACGCGATTCCGGAATGACCCTCCCCGCCGAGGTCGCCGTCGTCGGCCGCTTCCCTCCCCCGCTGGATGGCCAGACGCTCGCCACGGCCCGTCTCGCCGAGCTGGTGGGCACGGCCCGCCCGGTCGTGACCGTGTCCACCTCGGCGCCCGAGGGGGACCGACTGGTGTCGACGGAGGCGCGCTGGAGCTGGCGCCGTGCGGCCCACTACCTCGGGACGGGACGGCGCCTTCGGCGCGAGCTGGCGGCCGTGCCGGAGGCGCCCGTCCTCTGGGCGTCGATCTCGCCCCACCCGCTCGGCCACGCCCGCGACGTGCTGACGACGCTGCCCGCGTTCGGCCCGACGCGGCCCGTCGTGGCGGTCGTCCACCGGGCGTACTTCGACCGGATGTTCGCGGGCATCACGTCGGCGACCGCGCGGCGTGTCGTCGAGCGGTGCGCGGCGGTCGTGTTCCTGACCGAGGGGCTGGCAGAGCGCGCGGCGCCGTACGTCCCGGCCGAGAAGCGCGTCGTGATTCCCAACACGGTCGGCGCCGACGTGCTCTGCACGGACGCCGAGGTGGAGGCGGCCCGCGCGGCGCGGCGCGGCCGTACCGGCCTGCGGCTCCTCTTCCTCGGCAACCTGATGCCGGAGAAGGGCTACGACCTCGCGCTCGACGCCGCCGCCCGGCTAGCCCGAACGCACGACGTGCGGCTCGACCTCGTCGGCCGCTGGCCGTCGGCCGACGCCGAGGCGGCGTTCGCCGGGCGGCTCCAGAGTCTGGGCCTGGAGGGCCGCGTCGTCGCGCATGGCGGCGTGCCCCACGCGCACGTCAAGGGATTCGTGCTCGACGCCGACCTGCTCCTCTTCCCGTCCACCCACCCGAGCGAGGCGCTGCCGGTGGCGGTCCTCGAAGCACTCAACGCCGGAACGCCGGTCGTCGGCGTCGCCCACGCCGCACTCCCGGAGATCGTCCGCGACGGGGCGGGCACCCTCGTCCCCCCCGACGCCGACGCCCTCGCCGACGCGGCCGAGGCGCTCGCCGACCCCGGCGCCTGGGCCCACGCCTCCCGCGCGGCCCGCGCCCGCTTCGACGCCGCCTACAGCCCCGACGCGGTCCGGCAGATGTGGCTGTCGCTGCTCGACCGCGTCGCCTAGCCCAGCCGCGCGCGGGCCTTGTCGCGGAGGGCGGCGCTCACGTCGAGGAGCGCCTTGGTGGGCGTCCGCCGCGGCACGCCGAGGACGCGGCCGAGGCGGTGGCGCCAGGCGGCGTCCGGCGTCCCCGTCCAGAACCACGAGGCAGGGTCCATCACGTCCGGGAAGAGCCGCCGGAGACCATAGCGCTTCTCGTTGGGCAGATGCCAGAGCATCAGGCCGAGGTGCTCCGGGGCGACGTTCTTGCCGTCTTTGAGGCTCGTGTAGATGCGCTCGATGAAGGGGTTGGCCGTGCCCTCCGCGATGCCGAGGCGGCGGTAGAGGTAGCTCAGCAGGTGCGCCTCCTCGTTGAACTTCGGCAGCCCCTCGGCGTGGCGGCGCAGCATCTCCTCCCACACGGGCCGGGCCGCCTCGGCCAGCGCGCGGGCCGTCGTGCCGGTCGTCGCCATCAACTCGCCCCCGATGTACGGAGGGGGTGGGTCGACCGGTGCCCCGTCGAGGTCGGCGTAGATCGCGCCCATCTCGCGACGCGTGAGGCCGTTCTGCCACTCGTCCGGGCCCAGCCCCACGTCGAACGTCAGCGCCCCATGCCGACGGGCCGCTGCGACGAGGGCGTCGGCGGGTTGGGTCCAGACGCAGTCCGAGTCGAGGAGCACGCCCACGTCGTCGTCGCCTAGAGTCTCCGCGAAGGCGTCGAGCAGGTCGAGCACGTAGAACTGGTTCCGCCAGGACCCATAGTAGCCGACCGGCGGCACGTAGGTGAACGGGCGCACCACGACCTCCACCCCCAGCGCCTCCAGAAACGCTCCGAGGTCGTGGCTGTCCACGTCCGGCACGGTCGGCACGTTGGTGTAGAGCACGCGCCGCGCATCGGGCGAGGTGCGGGCGGCGGAGGCGAAGAAGATGGCCACGCACCGCCAGTAGACCGCCTGGAACCACGTCGACGAGGAGCGCCCGCCGACCTGGGGGTAGACGCTCTCCTCGCCCTCGCGCTCGGCGTAGAGCCACGTCGCCTGGACCGTCATGGGGGCGGGGGTCACGAGGCGCGGCGCCAGAGCTGGCGGATCGCGTCCTCACTCACGTCGAGGTCCTCGGCCACGTAGCCGCGCTCCCGCATCAGCGTCAGCAGGTCGTCGGCCTCGACGCCCTCGGGCTGCCAGCGCGGGTGCACCTCCAGCATGACGCGCGGCGCTCCGGCTTCGAGCATCCCGAGCGCGCCCTTCAGCACGTACACCTCGGCGCCCTCCACGTCCACCTTGAGCAGGGCGGGGCGGACGCCGAGGCCGGCCACGAGCCCGTCGAGCGTCACGCTCCGGTCCCGGTCGTCCCCCTCCACCGCCTCGAACCGGGGGTGCCCATCGGTGCCGTACGGGTAGACCGGGCGTACGCACGACCCGTCGCCGGCGGCCTTCGTCACGACGCAGTAGTGCAGGTCGGGGAACGTCTGCGCCAGCGCCCCGACGATCCGCAGCAGCGTGGGGATGGCGGACGCGTCGGGCTCGACGAGCACGAACGTGTCGCCCGGCCGGGCCTTCGGCGAGAGCAGGGCCGCATACCAGCCGTGGAAGGCCCCGATGTCGACCACGTCGCCGCCGTCGTACGCCGCGAACACGGCCGTCGACTCGGCCGCCGTCTCGGCGCCCCGGCGCCAGAGGCGGAAAAGCTGAGCGACGCCCTCGGTGGCCGGGCGGTCGACGCCGTCCCAGAAGCGGACCTGCCGCGGCAGCGGCGCGGCCGCACGACGGGCCACGTGCACGAGCGACGAGGCGAACGGCAGGGAGCGGACGGCAGAACGGAGCGACATGGTGGGGCCAGGGAGAGGCTACGCGGTGCCGGTCGAGCCGAAGCCGCCCGCCCCGCGCTCGGTCGCGTCGAGGTCGGCGACGGGCACGAGCCGCACCGGCAGGTAGCGCGCCACGACCAGTTGGGCGATCCGCTCACCGCGCTCGACCACGAACGGCTCCGCGCCGTGGTTGATGAGCAGCACGCCCACCTCGCCGCGGTAGCTGGAGTCGATGGTGCCCGGGCTGTTGAGCACCGTGACGCCCTTCTTGTAGGCCAGACCGGACCGCGGCCGAACCTGCCCCTCGGTCCCGTCGGGCAGCGCGATCTGGAGGCCCGTCGGCACGAGCGCGTGGGCGCCCGGAGCGAGCGTCAGCGGCGCGTCCGCGGGGACGGCCGCGCGGAGGTCCAGGCCCGCCGCGTGCGGCTCGGCGTGGGCGGGGAGGTCCAGGCCCTCGCCGTGCGGGAGGACGGTGACGCGGACGTCGGTGAGGTCGATCATGCGGACAAGAAAACGCCCCGCCGACAGCGCGTGCCATCGGCGGGGCGTGAAGAGCGAGGCAGGCTAGGCGCGCTCGGCGGACGCCATCATCCGCTTCATCGGGCCAGCCAGGAAGAAGAAGCCGATGCCCGCGATGATCGCGATGGCGGCGACCAAGCCCATGAACGACGGCAGGTTGAGCGTGTCGTAGAAGCCCGCGATCGAGCCCGCGATGAAGTTGCCGACCGAGGCGCCCAGGAACCAGACGCCCATCATCAGCGACGAGACGCGCTGCGGGGCCAGCTTCGTGGTCGCGCTCAGGCCGACCGGCGACAGCGTCAGCTCGCCCAGCGTGTGGAAGAGGTACGTCAGCACCAGCCACCACGGCGAGGCCTGGCCGCCGTCGGCGGAGACCAGCCCGGCGCCGACCATCGTCACGAAGCCGAGGCCGAGCAGCACGAGGCCCATCCCGAACTTGGTGGCCGTCGACGGGTCCCGACCGCTCCGCCCGAGGTACACCCAGATCATCGCGACGAACGGCGCGATGGTGAAGATGAAGAAGGCATTCAGCGACTGGAACCAGGCCGCCGGGACCATGGTGCCGTTCTCCAACCCGGGGATCCACTGGAGCCAGTCGCCCAGGGTCCGGTCGGTGGATTGCTCGGCGAACAGGTTGAGGCTGGAGCCGGCCTGCTCGAAGGCGGCCAGGAAGATGGCGTAGCCCGCGAACAGCAGGATGATCATCCAGAGCCGCTTCTTCTCGCCGTCGGTCCAGTAGGGCCGCGTGAGCAGCCAGCCGAACAGCCCGAACGTGATCGTGAACAGGAGCACGATGTAGATGCCCTGGATCCAGGCCTGGGTGGCCGGGATCACGCCGCCCACCATGAGGCCGGCGACGCCGCCGAAGAACACGAGCGTTCCCGCGAGACCCTTCCAGAACATGCTCAGCGAGGCGGCCTTCTCGGCCTGCGCCTCAGCCGTCAGCTTGCCGATCTCGCCGAGCTGGTTGCCCGTCAGCAGGTACACGATCACGCCAATCGCCATGCCGACGCCCGCCGCAGCGAAGCCGTAATGCCAGCCGTAGTTCACGGCCAGCGCGCCACAGATCAGCGGCGCCGCGAACGCGCCGATGTTGATGCCCATGTAGAACAGCGTGAACCCGGCGTCGCGCCGCGGGTCCTCCTGGCTGTAGAGCTGCCCGACCATCACCGAGATGTTGGGCTTCAGCATGCCCGTGCCCAGGATGATGAGCCCCAGCCCGCCGTAGAAGGCCGCGATCATCTCGAAGGCCATCGTGAAGTGGCCCAGCGCGATCAGGATGCCGCCCAGGAGCACGCTCCGCCGCTGCCCCATGAGGCGGTCCGCGATCCAGCCGCCCGGCAGGTTGGCCAGGTACACCAGCGACGTGTAGAGCCCGTAGACCAGCGCCGACTTGCCGACGTCGTAGCCCAGGCCGCCGTCGACCGTCTCGGCGGTCATGTAGAGGATGAGCAGGGCCCGCATCCCGTAGTAGGACGCGCGCTCGAAGAGCTCCGTAAAGAAGAGGTTCGAGAGCCCGAGCGGATGCCCGAAGAAGCGCGTGTCCTCGGTGCTGAGCGCGCCGGTGGCCGTGCCGCCTCCGGCCGCGGCGATCTGATGGGCCGCGAGGTCGCTGGCGCCCTCGGCATCGGGTCCTTTGCTCATGTCGGTGGGGTCTGGGAAGAAGTGAACGACGGGCGAAGATAGCGGAAGCCCGTTCCGTTCCCCACAGCCGCACCTCCGGCCGGTGGCGTCACGAACGCGTCAGGCCCCGCGGACAGGCCGGCCCACCTCGGGCCCGAGGCGGGGAGTCCGCGAAGGGCACGCAGAGGCGCCCGGGCGGTCCTGCCCCGACCTTGGGGCTCCCCCCCGCATTCGGCCGGAGGCGCCCGGCGCCGTCGTGACTCTCGGAAGCGGACCCTCTTCGCTTCTCGCGCGCATCCGCTGGACTCGCTAGCGCAGGCCGCCCACGACGACCCATGCCCACCCCCTCCCCCGCCGACTCGTTCGACGCCTTCGACTTCGCCCCGGCCGTCCGCCGCGGCATCGCGGACGCGGGCTACACGACGCCCACGCCGGTCCAGGCGGCCACGCTCCCCTACGCGCTCGACGGCGTCGACGTGGTCGGCGTGGCGCAGACGGGCACCGGCAAGACGGCCGCCTTCGTGCTGCCCATCCTCGACTACCTCGTCAAGGAGCCGTCTGGCGGCAAGAAGCGCCCGATCCGCGCGCTCGTCGTCACGCCC from Rubrivirga sp. SAORIC476 encodes the following:
- a CDS encoding glycosyltransferase family 4 protein — translated: MTLPAEVAVVGRFPPPLDGQTLATARLAELVGTARPVVTVSTSAPEGDRLVSTEARWSWRRAAHYLGTGRRLRRELAAVPEAPVLWASISPHPLGHARDVLTTLPAFGPTRPVVAVVHRAYFDRMFAGITSATARRVVERCAAVVFLTEGLAERAAPYVPAEKRVVIPNTVGADVLCTDAEVEAARAARRGRTGLRLLFLGNLMPEKGYDLALDAAARLARTHDVRLDLVGRWPSADAEAAFAGRLQSLGLEGRVVAHGGVPHAHVKGFVLDADLLLFPSTHPSEALPVAVLEALNAGTPVVGVAHAALPEIVRDGAGTLVPPDADALADAAEALADPGAWAHASRAARARFDAAYSPDAVRQMWLSLLDRVA
- a CDS encoding FkbM family methyltransferase, which gives rise to MSLRSAVRSLPFASSLVHVARRAAAPLPRQVRFWDGVDRPATEGVAQLFRLWRRGAETAAESTAVFAAYDGGDVVDIGAFHGWYAALLSPKARPGDTFVLVEPDASAIPTLLRIVGALAQTFPDLHYCVVTKAAGDGSCVRPVYPYGTDGHPRFEAVEGDDRDRSVTLDGLVAGLGVRPALLKVDVEGAEVYVLKGALGMLEAGAPRVMLEVHPRWQPEGVEADDLLTLMRERGYVAEDLDVSEDAIRQLWRRAS
- a CDS encoding glycosyltransferase family 4 protein; its protein translation is MRILTVVDHLGPGGTQRVAQNYAVGYARAGFASAVLGHEGSGPRAEILRERGVEVFVDEPQGAAPDALDRAVAWAPDVVHVHREGDAHPVVGGVLRRLRAALPQASMVETNVFSRADVTDTGRMFDLHFHLSRWCLWKWQKWTRFVRPRPVGIVLPYLIDAEAFYPDPEAGAAFRADLGVPDDAVLFGRIGQAMEAKWMPLLFDAFAAVAERDPRSHLLVVGLPEELRQGALAHLPEDIRRRVHDVTFLKGDAALRAAYSAIDVFAHAAHKGESFGMVLVESMLCETPVVALSRPAHDNSQIEVVGHDVGGLLAADAEAFEEALDALRADPERRRRLGQGAAQRVRERYAGERVVPDLVRAVEAVRASSSPDALRERLRALGFTTTVSDRDIRALLAPILGRTPVKQRLLSALVHQPHVYRLWRWVRR
- a CDS encoding glycosyltransferase family 4 protein, whose protein sequence is MTRLRAAHAFFAERGVQVVALETAGDNAVYAWDDAGTAHAFEHVQVFPDAVFEALPPRAIVDAVTAALDRLDPGAVVINSYSAPDAQAALLWCRRNRRVAVCLMESKADDADRTAAREWVKARLVRQFDAALAGGTPQVAYLRQLGFPTEAAFLTCDAVDNDFFHLGAEAARDAPEAVRHLPGLHSPEPFFLASNRFVARKNLDRLLRAYARYRQRAAAPWRLVMLGDGDQRDALERIVADDDIDGVTFAGFRQIAELPAYYGLASAFVHTALVEQWGLVVNEALAAGLPVIVSERVGSATDLVRDGETGYTFDPTDLDALADRLVQVAAMSAEARARMGQRGQTVVEGWSPEQFARGMWEAVSAGRARSGRGPSLALRAILTAMWGLSREVGSYYAIPE
- a CDS encoding flippase: MDAPPPPPDVPEAPRSPTAADGPPPIPKQGMVRNIAWLSGGSILVKPLWILFIVAACPRLLGVEAYGTMQSALALAAMILMVSDMGTSNLTLREVAAQPGEAVRYLSNILVLRGVLAAVCILGALLAAVLLDYDRLALLTVAAACAYLLAQYLIGFSRVFFRAAENLRYEAVSTVAERALVIAVGSTFLVTTRSPAWTLGGMALGAGVVGLTQIVWISRHLARFDAGSVSVAFIRQAAWLAVPLGIADLLLGLYYRADQVMVEAMAGDAAAGQYGQAYRILEALSLLPAIVVQGALFPRLTRLRAEGGLAEARRLAVRTGVFLTASGIGVSVLLWVAAPLLIRVLTGDAAFDPAASALRVLVWAFPLTCLKDLFFITSLSRQQYRTPVVIFGAAVALNVAMNLWAIPRYGIVGASVTTVISEALTVLLFLIPRRSPAP
- the dut gene encoding dUTP diphosphatase, whose translation is MIDLTDVRVTVLPHGEGLDLPAHAEPHAAGLDLRAAVPADAPLTLAPGAHALVPTGLQIALPDGTEGQVRPRSGLAYKKGVTVLNSPGTIDSSYRGEVGVLLINHGAEPFVVERGERIAQLVVARYLPVRLVPVADLDATERGAGGFGSTGTA
- a CDS encoding peptide MFS transporter yields the protein MSKGPDAEGASDLAAHQIAAAGGGTATGALSTEDTRFFGHPLGLSNLFFTELFERASYYGMRALLILYMTAETVDGGLGYDVGKSALVYGLYTSLVYLANLPGGWIADRLMGQRRSVLLGGILIALGHFTMAFEMIAAFYGGLGLIILGTGMLKPNISVMVGQLYSQEDPRRDAGFTLFYMGINIGAFAAPLICGALAVNYGWHYGFAAAGVGMAIGVIVYLLTGNQLGEIGKLTAEAQAEKAASLSMFWKGLAGTLVFFGGVAGLMVGGVIPATQAWIQGIYIVLLFTITFGLFGWLLTRPYWTDGEKKRLWMIILLFAGYAIFLAAFEQAGSSLNLFAEQSTDRTLGDWLQWIPGLENGTMVPAAWFQSLNAFFIFTIAPFVAMIWVYLGRSGRDPSTATKFGMGLVLLGLGFVTMVGAGLVSADGGQASPWWLVLTYLFHTLGELTLSPVGLSATTKLAPQRVSSLMMGVWFLGASVGNFIAGSIAGFYDTLNLPSFMGLVAAIAIIAGIGFFFLAGPMKRMMASAERA